The window GCGTCAGGATGGAAGGAATGACATCCCTTTATGCGTCAGGATGGAAGGAACGACATCCTGACGCTGACGAATATACAGCTTATTATTTTAACAACACCATCTTTCTTGCTTGTTCAAAGTTGTTTGCTTTTATTTTATAGAAATAAATTGCCGATGGATACTTATCGGCATCCCATATTATCGAATGCGAGCCGGCTGGTTGTCTGCCTGTAAACAGGGTTTCGATTTTCCGGCCGAGCATGTCGTATATCTCGATATTTACATTTGATGCTATTGGCAAAGCATATTGAACTGTAGTTTTAACGTTAAACGGGTTGGGGTAATTTTGAGATAATGTAAATTTCTCCGGGTGTGGATGCTTGCCTGGTTTTATACCGGTTAGATGCTCAGCCTCAACGAACATAACTGGTAATGCAGCATAACTCCTACTATTACAAGAATCATAAATATAAGTAATATATGGCAATAAATCAGCATCCTCAGCGGCGCTGGGACATATTTCGCTTTCATATAAAGGTGTATTTGTGATATTTTGCGGCTCCTGCCATGTCAAACCATTATCCCCCGATTGGTTGATATAAAGATCACCGTTGTATTCGCCGTTAGTATTAGTATCGCCCTTGGCATACTGGCACCATGTGGCAAATAAAACAGGCGGTTCATCCTGTCTGCTTAATGAAACCTGACTAATTGCAGGAATATAGCCATAGAATGATTTTAATGTATCTTCATTTACAGTTATCAAATTAATATTTTCAGATAGCTCGTCATAATGCCATAGCCAGCTAATAGCATTATAAGATGTTGGCCAGGCTATATGTAAAACATCATTGTAATCGAAAAGAGCTTCAACACCGAAAGCGGCTATATGGCTTGAATCTGAATTCATATAATCGGTAACTTGGATATTATCTGTTTGCCAGTTCCAGTTTAAGCCATCCTCAGATACAATATAATATACCTCGTTACCGTATTGCGAGGTTGTATCGTTTGGGTGAAGGAATGCGATAGCTACTCTATCGGATACCGGCGAGGCGGTAATAATTGCCGAAATTACCATAACCGAATCGACTAATTGAACATCGCTCCAGTTACTGCCGCCATCGGTTGAATTTGTGTAGCATAGCCTTTTAAGTCTCCAATCGGTATTTTCGGTCATAACGATATGGATGTTATCGTTTCGGTCGACCGCAACATCCGGCCAATAGCATCGTCCCGGGT of the Candidatus Zixiibacteriota bacterium genome contains:
- a CDS encoding T9SS type A sorting domain-containing protein; this translates as MKTIVIALIILLITGAVHTEPLGDTVGTTYWTYQNNGSVSSRIAVGDDGSIYVCWMNVLGLPYPPAPRCVYYNWRNPDGVWNPNQFDSAVGCNGAGFCNLDIIYGNRGAIIYHSTGGSNPTYVTLSVECEFPGMVFFNHYNPPDEIFPQTPDYPGRCYWPDVAVDRNDNIHIVMTENTDWRLKRLCYTNSTDGGSNWSDVQLVDSVMVISAIITASPVSDRVAIAFLHPNDTTSQYGNEVYYIVSEDGLNWNWQTDNIQVTDYMNSDSSHIAAFGVEALFDYNDVLHIAWPTSYNAISWLWHYDELSENINLITVNEDTLKSFYGYIPAISQVSLSRQDEPPVLFATWCQYAKGDTNTNGEYNGDLYINQSGDNGLTWQEPQNITNTPLYESEICPSAAEDADLLPYITYIYDSCNSRSYAALPVMFVEAEHLTGIKPGKHPHPEKFTLSQNYPNPFNVKTTVQYALPIASNVNIEIYDMLGRKIETLFTGRQPAGSHSIIWDADKYPSAIYFYKIKANNFEQARKMVLLK